The following proteins come from a genomic window of Lachnoclostridium phytofermentans ISDg:
- a CDS encoding desulfoferrodoxin family protein: protein MTKEQKFFICETCGNIIGMIEDKGVPVVCCGKKMTELVANTSDGAQEKHVPVVEVKDNLVYVSVGTVVHPMLEEHSIQWVYLRTNQGGHRKSLAPGSEPKVVFALTEGEEAIEVFEYCNLHGLWKTVL, encoded by the coding sequence ATGACTAAAGAGCAAAAATTTTTTATTTGTGAGACATGTGGAAACATTATCGGGATGATTGAAGATAAGGGTGTTCCAGTGGTATGTTGTGGTAAAAAGATGACTGAGTTAGTTGCTAATACTTCGGATGGAGCACAGGAAAAACATGTTCCGGTAGTGGAAGTAAAGGATAATTTAGTTTATGTAAGCGTTGGTACTGTTGTTCATCCTATGCTTGAGGAGCATTCTATCCAGTGGGTATATTTAAGGACGAATCAAGGCGGTCATAGAAAGAGCTTAGCACCAGGCAGTGAACCAAAGGTTGTTTTTGCATTAACTGAAGGTGAAGAAGCAATCGAAGTATTTGAGTACTGTAACTTACATGGTTTATGGAAAACTGTTCTTTAA